One window of the Salvia splendens isolate huo1 chromosome 1, SspV2, whole genome shotgun sequence genome contains the following:
- the LOC121743787 gene encoding zinc finger CCCH domain-containing protein 18-like produces the protein MADEEEARVVEDQLQFQLKEQKDSLSAIADALSVDPSNSELLSIHDELVRGIEDAEEGLFQLKRARLLREADSALNGLVSADNVKVEHLEPTDVELEPEPLVDQTYSIGSKCRFRHIDGRWYNGLIVGMEGSESAKISFLTPTTESMLMCKFFLQQRCRFGSNCRLSHGIDVPVSSLKKYIPTIWEQTLVGSSIWALSDSKAGVWREAELKSWDENLRMGEVIFRDDGRSEKLGAEAITYSEYAQRSDEEESDLSSEQSDSCDNEDDSPEGLGFLESSMLQRGVQTDTAIFATWENHTRGIASKMMANMGYREGMGLGASGQGRLNPIPVKVLAPKQSLDHAVKALDKDENKEAKKRTRGGKRLRDKKLAAATKAAEEEEDSKDVFSLINTQLAMHGQIVNGGGSAMRQQQNKANGETRKEDRRALLAYEDEMQSLRSQVDKLEEMVKRNKKEKAVHDAAMRKLKETRKALADAEEAHASTSNAVSRKEKEKKWLKF, from the exons ATGGCGGATGAAGAGGAAGCGAGGGTTGTGGAAGACCAGCTCCAATTCCAACTCAAGGAACAGAAAGACTCTCTCTCCGCCATCGCCGACGCCCTCTCCGTCGACCCCTCCAACTCAGAACTTCTTTCG ATCCATGATGAGCTTGTTCGGGGCATTGAAGATGCTGAGGAGGGCCTTTTTCAGCTCAAAAGAGCGAGGTTGCTAAGAGAGGCTGATTCTGCTTTGAATGGTTTAGTAAGCGCTGACAATGTCAAAGTGGAGCATCTGGAACCAACAGATGTGgaactggaaccggaaccgctggTGGATCAGACCTATTCTATAGGATCAAAATGTAGATTCCGTCACATTGATGGGCGATGGTACAATGGGCTTATTGTTGGCATGGAAGGTTCAGAATCTGCAAAGATATCGTTCCTGACTCCAACTACTGAAAGCATGTTG ATGTGCAAGTTCTTTCTACAACAACGATGTCGATTTGGTAGTAATTGCCGCTTATCACATG GCATTGATGTCCCCGTATCTTCTTTGAAGAAATATATTCCTACTATTTGGGAGCAGACACTGGTGGGTTCCAGCATCTGGGCCCTTTCAGATAGCAAAGCTGGCGTTTGGAGAGAAGCTGAACTAAAGTCATGGGATGAGAATCTCAGAATGGGGGAGGTAATTTTTCGAGACGATGGAAGGTCAGAAAAGCTGGGAGCAGAAGCAATCACTTACTCTGAGTATGCACAGAGGAGTGACGAAGAAGAGTCTGATCTAAGTTCTGAGCAATCTGATTCTTGTGACAATGAAGATGACAGCCCAGAAGGGTTGGGGTTTTTGGAAAGTTCTATGTTGCAGAGGGGGGTCCAAACCGACACTGCTATTTTTGCGACGTGGGAGAATCATACACGTGGCATTGCTTCCAAGATGATGGCTAATATGGGATACCGTGAAGGAATGGGTCTGGGTGCATCCGGACAGGGCAGGCTCAATCCTATCCCTGTTAAGGTTCTTGCACCTAAGCAATCTCTTGATCACGCTGTAAAAGCTCTTGACAAAGACGAGAACAAGGAGGCAAAGAAGCGCACCAGGGGCGGTAAGAGATTGCGTGACAAGAAATTAGCCGCTGCAACCAAAGCTGCTGAAGAGGAGGAGGATTCGAAAGACGTGTTTTCTCTTATCAACACCCAGCTCGCAATGCACGGGCAGATTGTGAACGGTGGCGGCTCTGCAATGAGGCAGCAGCAGAACAAAGCAAACGGCGAGACAAGGAAAGAGGATAGGCGGGCGCTCCTTGCTTATGAGGATGAGATGCAAAGCTTGAGATCGCAAGTCGACAAGCTTGAAGAAATGGTGAAGCGGAACAAGAAGGAGAAGGCCGTCCATGATGCTGCTATGCGGAAGCTCAAAGAAACGCGGAAAGCACTAGCCGATGCAGAGGAGGCTCATGCGTCCACATCAAATGCAGTCTCTAggaaagagaaggagaagaaatgGCTCAAATTTTGA